A region of Cucumis melo cultivar AY chromosome 2, USDA_Cmelo_AY_1.0, whole genome shotgun sequence DNA encodes the following proteins:
- the LOC103487215 gene encoding metalloendoproteinase 2-MMP-like, with the protein MGNKTLAILLFISVFLPLCFSLPLLQVSPFAFLNDLQGCKKGDNVKGISKLKNFFRYYGYLNHQINATGHLIDTDADDTFDDRLEFAIKTYQQYFHLNPTGSLNAETISQLATPRCGNPDIINESTGRMLSEHNNNDSSHDHHHLPHAVSHYAFFPGRRRWPSTKYRLTYAFLPGTRADAKAPVTRAFATWARNTHFKFSLITNYRRADLKIGFYRGNHGDGYPFDGPGGTLAHAFAPTDGRFHYDSTEKWAVGAVKGRYDLQTVALHEIGHLLGLGHSTVRNAIMYPYIRSGSTKGLNADDIKGIKVLYNRR; encoded by the coding sequence aTGGGGAATAAAACTTTGGCAATTCTTCTCTTCATCTCCGTCTTCCTTCCTCTTTGCTTTTCACTTCCATTGCTCCAAGTTTCTCCATTTGCATTTCTCAATGACCTCCAAGGATGCAAGAAAGGTGATAATGTCAAAGGCATATCCAAGCTTAAGAACTTTTTTCGTTATTACGGTTATTTAAACCATCAAATCAATGCCACTGGTCATTTGATTGATACTGACGCCGACGACACCTTTGACGATCGTCTCGAATTTGCCATCAAAACCTACCAACAATACTTCCATCTAAATCCCACTGGATCCCTGAATGCCGAGACGATATCCCAACTTGCAACACCTCGGTGTGGTAATCCAGATATCATTAATGAAAGCACCGGTCGGATGCTATCGGAACATAACAACAACGATAGTAGTCATGATCACCACCACCTTCCCCATGCCGTATCACACTATGCTTTCTTCCCGGGAAGGCGTAGGTGGCCATCTACCAAATATCGTCTAACATATGCGTTTCTTCCCGGCACTCGTGCAGATGCAAAAGCACCAGTGACACGAGCATTTGCAACATGGGCTCGAAACACACATTTCAAGTTTTCTTTGATCACAAACTATAGAAGAGCTGATTTGAAGATAGGGTTTTATAGAGGGAACCATGGAGATGGGTACCCATTTGATGGGCCAGGGGGGACTTTGGCACATGCTTTTGCTCCAACTGATGGGAGATTTCATTATGATTCAACAGAGAAATGGGCCGTTGGAGCAGTGAAAGGGAGATATGATTTGCAAACAGTGGCTTTGCATGAGATTGGACATCTTCTTGGACTTGGGCATAGCACAGTTAGAAATGCTATAATGTATCCTTACATAAGATCTGGGTCTACTAAGGGTTTGAATGCTGATGACATTAAAGGGATCAAGGTTTTATACAACAGACGTTAG